The Neurospora crassa OR74A linkage group IV, whole genome shotgun sequence genome has a segment encoding these proteins:
- the rpt-5 gene encoding regulatory particle, ATPase-like-5 protein, with the protein MSTLEELDDLDRREREDKKKDQDKDKNNKKEGDGDAEMKDAEPEADDILDEEILSLSTEDILMRKRLLENDARIMKSEYQRLSHERATMKDKIKENQEKIANNRQLPYLVGNVVELLDLDPTAESSEEGANIDLDATRVGKSAVIKTSTRQTIFLPLIGLVDPEKLKPGDLIGVNKDSYLILDTLPAEYDSRVKAMEVDEKPQEKYTDVGGLDKQIDELVEAIVWPMKEAERFKKIGIKAPKGALMYGPPGTGKTLLARACAAQTDATFLKLAGPQLVQMFIGDGAKLVRDCFALAKEKAPSIIFIDELDAVGTKRFDSEKSGDREVQRTMLELLNQLDGFASDDRIKVLAATNRIDVLDPALLRSGRLDRKIEFPLPNEEARAQILKIHSRKMKVNPGVNWGELARSTDEFGGAMLKAVCVEAGMIALRMGKNQIGHEHYVDAISEVQAKKKETVNFYA; encoded by the exons ATGTCGACCCTTGAGGAACTCGACGACCTCGATCGCCGTGAGCgcgaggacaagaagaaggatcaGGACAAGGAtaagaacaacaagaaagagggagatggcGATGCCGAGATGAAGGATGCCGAGCCCGAGGCCGATGACATCCTAGATGAGGAGATCCTGAGTTTGAGCACAGAGGACATCCTGATGCGGAAGCGCCTCCTCGAGAACGATGCCAGAATCATGAAGAGCGAATACCAGCGGTTATCACATGAGAGGGCTACCATGAAggacaagatcaaggagaaCCAAGAAAAGATTGCCAACAACCG ACAACTTCCGTATCTCGTAGGAAATGTCGTTGAACTTTTGGACCTTGACCCGACCGCCGAGTCCTCCGAAGAGGGCGCCAACATCGACTTGGATGCCACGCGCGTGGGTAAATCGGCAGTCATCAAGACATCGACCAGACAGACCATCTTTCTCCCTCTCATCGGCTTGGTCGACCCCGAGAAGTTGAAGCCCGGCGATCTCATCGGTGTTAACAAGGATTCGTACCTTATTCTGGATACGTTGCCCGCCGAGTACGACAGCAGAGTCAAGGCTATGGAGGTCGACGAGAAGCCTCAGGAGAAGTACACAGATGTCGGTGGTCTCGACAAACAGATTGACGAACTTGTCGAGGCTATTGTGTGGCCTATGAAGGAAGCCGAACGGTTTAAGAAGATCGGTATCAAGGCGCCCAAGG GAGCTTTGATGTACGGACCTCCCGGAACAGGCAAGACTTTACTTGCCAGAGCTTGCGCCGCTCAGACAGATGCCACATTCCTCAAGCTTGCTGGCCCCCAGCTAGTGCAGATGTTTATCGGAGACGGTGCCAAGCTCGTAAGGGACTGCTTCGCCCTAGCAAAAGAGAAGGCCCCGTCAATTATCTTCATCGACGAGTTGGATGCCGTCGGTACCAAGCGTTTCGACAGCGAGAAGTCCGGCGATCGTGAAGTCCAGCGAACCATGTTGGAGCTCCTCAACCAGCTCGACGGTTTCGCTTCTGACGACCGTATCAAGGTTCTCGCCGCGACGAACCGTATCGACGTCCTCGACCCCGCTTTGCTTCGTTCCGGTCGTCTTGACCGCAAGATCGAGTTCCCTCTTCCGAACGAGGAGGCACGCGCACAGATTCTCAAGATTCATTCCAGGAAGATGAAGGTCAACCCCGGCGTTAACTGGGGCGAGTTGGCGCGCAGCACGGATGAGTTTGGCGGTGCCATGCTGAAGGCTGTGTGTGTCGAGGCTGGCATGATTGCCCTCCGTATGGGCAAGAATCAGATTGGACACGAACACTACGTTGACGCTATTTCTGAGGtgcaggccaagaagaaggaa ACCGTCAACTTCTACGCTTAA
- a CDS encoding UPF0132 domain-containing protein, which yields MDFAPYQAAPPEHGRTISPPDSTSSPRTSWDYGRRSSYSPSSGNKYQQRPAQVSPPPLLHPQPHRAWSGEGISRYQSPSATPGTANGIGSGIGFNSRNGSGGGGGGGGVGGSMGEYFNALGAREGMVSEFDTSLGLRLDYEACLAYLAVPPLGAILLLILERKSDYVRFHAWQSSLLFTALFVLHLLISWSSFLSWLLFLADLALVGWLVINAYRDADTLDRYEVPIFGPIASGILDDE from the exons atGGACTTCGCACCTTACCAAGCCGCACCCCCGGAGCATGGGCGCACCATCTCACCACCCgactccacctcctccccacgCACATCATGGGACTACGGCCGCCGTTCTTCCTACTCCCCCAGCAGCGGAAACAAGTACCAACAGCGCCCAGCGCAAGTATCGCCTCCGCCACTTCTACACCCACAACCACATCGTGCTTGGTCGGGTGAGGGCATCAGCAGGTATCAAAGTCCGAGTGCTACTCCTGGCACCGCCAATGGGATCGGCAGTGGCATTGGGTTCAACAGTAGGAacggcagtggtggtggaggaggaggaggaggagtaggagGAAGCATGGGCGAATATTTCAATGCGCTGGGCGCTCGAGAGGGGATGGTGTCCGAGTTTGATACGAGCTTGGGACTGAGGCTGGATTATGAGGCGTGTTTGGCGTATTTGGCAGTGCCGCCGCTGGGAGCGATTTTGCTGTTGATTTTGGAGCGGAAGAGTGATTATGTCAG GTTCCACGCATGGCAGTCCAGTCTGCTGTTTACGGCATTGTTTGTGCTTCATTTGTTGATTTCTTGGTCGAGTTTCCTTAGCTGGCTGTTATTTCTGGCGGATTTGGCGTTGGTAGGATGGCTGGTTATTAATGCTTATAGGGACGCCGACACGTTAGACAG ATACGAAGTACCGATTTTTGGGCCGATAGCAAGCGGGATCTTGGACGACGAGTAG
- the trp-4 gene encoding anthranilate phosphoribosyltransferase produces MSAQQQQAAPATATAAEDLPDVNIKKLLTRLWPLGHPDPVTPDEIAHAISYFFTNQISDVQAGALLMCLHFTGLDRSAEVLSKTAQVMLKAAAQTDLNELRQVIEKRGKQEGAYNGGLCDIVGTGGDSHNTFNISTTSSILASSLLLVGKHGNKASTSKSGSADLLACVPPRPPQISRIRPDTVCSLYSQCNYGFLFAPVFHQGMRHVAPIRAQLPWRTIFNLVGPLANPLDALDPAVFTGEGGKDKLVEARMIGCARKDLGPVFAEALKMGGARKAMVVCGDEELDEISCAGPTHCWTIKPTEEDPEGEPVVDHFLLHPSDFGLPAHSLSEVSPGKEPIENAAILSKILNNEMPDDDPILHFVLMNTAALFVVSGICEADTSDMGHGDDGQVVKERGPGGGRWKEGIRRARWAIKSGEAARQWAKFVEVTNSFSA; encoded by the exons ATGTCGgcgcaacagcaacaagcgGCACCGGCGACCGCGACTGCGGCTGAGGACCTCCCGGATGTCAACATCAAGAAGCTACTGACCCGTCTCTGGCCCCTCGGCCACCCCGACCCTGTGACGCCGGACGAGATCGCCCATGCCATCTCTTACTTCTTCACCAACCAAATTTCCGATGTCCAGGCCGGCGCGCTGCTCATGTGCCTGCACTTTACCGGTCTCGACCGCAGTGCCGAAGTGCTATCCAAAACAGCCCAGGTGATGCTGAAGGCCGCTGCCCAGACCGACCTTAACGAACTACGTCAAGTCATTGAGAAGCGCGGCAAACAAGAAGGAGCTTACAACGGTGGCCTC TGCGACATTGTAGGCACAGGTGGCGACTCCCACAACACCTTCAACATcagcaccacctcctccatcctcgccTCCTCCCTGCTACTCGTCGGCAAGCACGGCAACAAAGCCTCAACCTCCAAGTCCGGCTCGGCCGACCTTTTGGCCTGCGTCCCTCCCCGCCCACCCCAAATCTCTCGCATCCGCCCCGACACCGTCTGCTCGCTCTACTCCCAATGTAACTACGGCTTCCTCTTCGCACCCGTCTTCCACCAGGGCATGCGCCACGTAGCCCCCATCCGCGCGCAGCTCCCCTGGCGCACCATTTTCAACCTGGTCGGCCCTCTGGCGAACCCGCTGGACGCGCTCGACCCGGCCGTTTTCACGGGCGAAGGTGGAAAGGATAAATTGGTAGAGGCGCGAATGATCGGATGCGCGCGCAAGGACCTCGGTCCCGTGTTCGCTGAGGCGCTCAAGATGGGCGGGGCGCGCAAGGCCATGGTAGTCTGCGGCGACGAGGAGCTGGACGAGATCAGCTGCGCTGGACCGACGCATTGCTGGACTATCAAGCCCACCGAGGAGGACCCAGAGGGCGAGCCAGTGGTGGACCACTTCTTGCTTCACCCGAGCGACTTTGGGTTGCCGGCGCATTCGCTGTCGGAGGTGTCGCCGGGTAAGGAGCCGATTGAAAATGCGGCTATTTTGAGCAAGATTTTGAACAATGAGATGCCGGATGATGATCCCATCTTGCACTTTGTTTTGATGAACACTGCGGCGCTGTTCGTGGTGTCGGGCATCTGCGAGGCGGACACGAGTGATATGGGACATGGTGATGACGGGCAGGTTGTCAAGGAGCGTGGACCAGGAGGTGGGCGTTGGAAGGAGGGTATTAGGAGGGCGAGATGGGCTATCAAGAGCGGAGAAGCGGCGAGGCAGTGGGCCAAGTTTGTGGAGGTCACGAATAGCTTCAGCGCATAA
- a CDS encoding tRNA ligase: protein MDEPLTDLRGPLAAKYTASTDYSKIADKFEVPHVAQDVHEVATLINGLENGAKKKTSFKVKKTTYEVAQSRDHIRVDSWRFHDWDYKKHDLPTYARGLFTTRHKDGTPEITTRGYDKFFNVDEVTETKWENIRNRTRGPYELTLKENGCIIFVSGLADDTLLVCSKHSTGDRSDVETSHASAGERRLEEQLARIGKTKADLARELRRRNVTAVAELCDDSFEEHILAYGPDKAGLYLHGMNLNLPEFMTYPSPVVQKFAEEWGFIKTGLIVIDTIDEVKAFLEEVAESGAHDGRDVEGFVIRCKMSYQPGQQPFQDWFFKYKFEEPYLMYRQWRECTKAIIAGKPPKFKKHVKITEEYLLYARQRLAGDRELAKRYNQNHGIIALRNDFLAFKNLKGSDAANFEALHGGGAAADVESDIILVPIATIGCGKTTVGLALTHLFGWGHVQNDNITGKARPPRFTKALLDILDEGVPAVYADRNNAQKHERKQLITDVKIQHARARLVALHFVHNDLEKVREVCRDRVFARGDNHQTIQAASDMNKVRGIMEGFINRFEPCDPEQKPDSEFDDIIDLDPSAGSRQNLETVIKELHRMYPKFMPNIPSAAEMDEAIQYALEGYKPDLRHVIPDRSNKNKNQPKQNGQQQQQKQKKRPLEYMSVDMTTKDVLNTLEKAFAAAGPEQSRFFKQLQGTRRVQPKFHVTLMHRAGAKENPQLWDRYLRINELEGPNSPDGKLGEIDVQLERVVYDDRIMAVVVRLIPRPGDEHANPDSSEPAEPKWQCTNRVAHITVGTRDDSVKPRESNDLLVKWLEHGTGAETGIYDLLIDGKPTLQGVVRGVLSR from the coding sequence ATGGACGAACCACTCACGGATCTCCGAGGCCCACTAGCCGCCAAATACACTGCTTCTACCGATTACAGCAAAATTGCAGACAAGTTTGAGGTCCCCCATGTCGCACAGGATGTTCACGAGGTTGCGACCTTGATCAACGGGCTCGAGAATGGCGCCAAGAAAAAGACCAGCTTCAAGGTGAAAAAAACGACTTACGAAGTTGCCCAGTCGCGTGACCACATCCGTGTCGACTCGTGGCGCTTCCATGACTGGGACTACAAGAAACATGACCTACCCACATATGCCCGCGGtctcttcaccaccagaCACAAGGACGGAACACCTGAGATTACCACCCGTGGCTACGACAAGTTCTTCAACGTCGACGAGGTCACGGAGACCAAGTGGGAAAACATCAGGAACAGGACGCGAGGCCCCTACGAACTGACGCTGAAGGAAAACGGCTGCATCATCTTCGTCAGTGGTCTTGCCGACGACACACTGCTCGTCTGCAGCAAACACTCGACTGGCGACCGTAGTGATGTCGAAACCAGTCATGCCAGCGCTGGTGAGCGCAGGTTGGAGGAGCAGTTGGCACGCATTGGTAAGACAAAGGCCGATCTTGCACGGGAGTTGAGGAGACGGAATGTCACGGCTGTGGCAGAACTCTGCGACGACAGCTTCGAGGAGCACATTCTGGCGTACGGACCCGACAAGGCCGGCCTGTATTTGCATGGCATGAACCTCAACCTTCCCGAGTTCATGACTTACCCCTCGCCTGTCGTTCAGAAATTCGCAGAGGAATGGGGGTTCATCAAAACTGGCCTGATCGTCATTGACACTATCGACGAGGTCAAGGCTTTCCTCGAGGAGGTAGCTGAAAGTGGCGCCCACGACGGCCGCGATGTAGAGGGTTTTGTCATTCGCTGCAAGATGTCTTACCAGCCTGGGCAGCAGCCCTTCCAGGATTGGTTCTTCAAGTACAAGTTCGAAGAGCCCTATCTAATGTATCGACAGTGGCGTGAGTGCACCAAGGCCATCATCGCAGGAAAGCCGCCAAAGTTCAAGAAGCACGTCAAGATTACCGAGGAGTATCTTCTCTACGCTCGTCAGCGTCTAGCTGGTGATCGGGAGCTGGCCAAGCGCTACAACCAAAATCACGGGATTATTGCTCTCCGAAACGATTTTCTCGCTTTCAAAAACCTCAAGGGTTCCGACGCTGCCAACTTCGAGGCCTTGCATGGGGGAGGAGCTGCCGCTGACGTTGAGAGTGATATCATCCTGGTCCCGATCGCCACCATCGGCTGCGGAAAGACGACGGTTGGTCTTGCTCTCACTCACTTGTTTGGCTGGGGTCACGTCCAAAACGACAACATCACCGGTAAAGCCCGGCCGCCTCGCTTTACCAAGGCTCTTCTCGACATCCTTGACGAAGGTGTCCCCGCAGTCTATGCCGACCGCAACAATGCGCAAAAGCATGAGCGTAAGCAGCTCATCACCGACGTCAAGATACAGCACGCCCGCGCCCGGCTTGTGGCGCTCCACTTCGTTCACAATGATCTCGAAAAAGTCCGCGAGGTTTGCCGGGATCGTGTCTTTGCACGGGGTGATAATCATCAAACCATCCAGGCCGCCTCGGATATGAACAAGGTTCGTGGCATCATGGAGGGATTCATCAACCGCTTCGAGCCTTGCGACCCAGAACAGAAGCCTGACTCGGAATTCGACGATATCATCGACCTTGATCCTTCGGCAGGAAGCAGACAAAACCTGGAGACTGTCATCAAGGAGCTCCATCGCATGTACCCCAAGTTCATGCCCAACATCCCCTCTGCAGCAGAAATGGACGAAGCCATCCAATATGCCCTCGAAGGCTACAAGCCTGATTTGCGTCACGTCATCCCCGACCGCAgtaacaagaacaagaaccaGCCTAAGCAGAACggtcagcagcaacagcagaagcagaaaaaGCGACCCCTGGAGTACATGTCCGTCGACATGACGACCAAGGATGTGCTTAACACTCTTGAGAAGGCGTTTGCCGCTGCTGGCCCGGAGCAATCCCGCTTTTTCAAGCAGCTCCAGGGCACTCGCCGCGTACAACCCAAATTTCACGTCACTTTGATGCACAGGGCTGGTGCCAAGGAGAATCCGCAGCTCTGGGATAGATATCTGCGCATCAACGAGCTTGAAGGACCCAACTCTCCAGACGGGAAGCTCGGAGAGATCGACGTCCAGCTTGAGCGTGTGGTTTATGACGACCGTATCATGGCTGTCGTGGTTCGCTTGATCCCCAGACCCGGGGACGAACACGCCAATCCCGATAGCAGTGAGCCTGCAGAGCCAAAGTGGCAGTGCACAAACCGTGTTGCACATATCACGGTTGGAACGAGAGATGATAGTGTCAAGCCTAGGGAGAGCAATGACTTGCTTGTCAAGTGGTTGGAGCATGGTACGGGAGCGGAGACCGGAATCTACGACCTGTTGATCGATGGTAAGCCCACGTTGCAGGGAGTTGTCAGGGGGGTCCTCTCGAGATAG
- a CDS encoding ankyrin repeat protein, whose amino-acid sequence MSNNPYLLAADNPEACIALLRENPSLASGQDEHGYSLIHAAASYNHLDLLRTLVGEFKVPVDLKDEDGETALFVVETVAAAKVLAEELKLDTTIVNDEGQTAREKIEAEEDYPEVAEYLSGLEGEANTTTTAHGTTNGVTPADLPPAPEGLQVQIGTMNEAENAGEPDPEFRRRIEELASREDFETAEGQAALRQLVEDAILGPRQE is encoded by the coding sequence ATGTCGAACAACCCATACCTCCTCGCCGCAGATAACCCGGAGGCGTGTATCGCGCTCCTTCGCGAGAACCCCTCTCTGGCCTCGGGTCAGGACGAGCACGGCTACTCCCTTATtcacgccgccgccagctACAACCACCTGGACCTCTTGCGCACTCTTGTAGGCGAATTCAAGGTCCCAGTGGACCTCAAGGACGAAGATGGCGAGACAGCGCTCTTTGTCGTCGAAACCGTCGCCGCTGCCAAGGTCCTAGCCGAGGAGCTGAAGCTGGACACCACCATTGTGAACGACGAGGGTCAGACCGCGAGAGAGAAGatcgaggccgaggaggattATCCCGAGGTCGCAGAATACCTCAGTGGTCTGGAAGGCGAGGCCAACACCACTACCACTGCCCATGGCACGACAAACGGAGTCACGCCAGCGGACCTTCCCCCGGCTCCCGAGGGTCTACAAGTACAGATTGGTACAATGAACGAGGCGGAGAATGCTGGGGAGCCGGATCCCGAGTTCCGCAGGCGGATTGAAGAGCTTGCCTCGAGAGAGGACTTTGAGACTGCCGAGGGACAGGCGGCATTGCGCCAGTTGGTGGAGGATGCCATCCTAGGACCTAGACAGGAATGA
- a CDS encoding RNA methylase, whose protein sequence is MPEMEYLIRFSQSHETFRLPEIEALAIVEGIDLKVVSYSLESPFCIVSLPSASAARRLIARSILVISIHELWGHGATLPEVHSSVRSHTEPLWSQYLSCSFKFTIDSYQGSRTNDQKLSIINSFAYLGFAGPIKMRNPDEEFILFEDWPWNSTPLGIPDPKYYYFGRYLGTSSRETLPKKLDLKKRRYISTTSMDAELALVTANIALAAPGKLIYDPFVGTGSFPIACAQFGALTFGSDIDGRSIRGDEKKRTLRGNFEQYGLTQNLGGMFTADLTNTPIRKSALGTSASPSSPAGQPKSDGVSGRIFDAVVCDPPYGVREGLKVLGVKDPEKCPWVIPKGMEMYKDPDFIPPRKPYSFLLMLDDILQFSAQTLVDGGRLSFWMPTANDQDQEIPVPQHPYMAVVAVCVQDFNKWSRRLITYRRIPDAQVEAAAIKAYEQAKAERAVEEGKTADDLNPFRNAYFKGFKN, encoded by the exons atGCCCGAAATGGAATATCTCATCCGCTTCTCTCAGTCTCACGAGACTTTTCGTCTCCCCGAGATTGAGGCCCTAGCCATAGTAGAAGGCATCGATCTCAAAGTCGTCTCATAcagtctagag TCCCCCTTCTGCATAGTTTCCCTCCCTTCCGCCAGTGCCGCCAGGCGCCTCATCGCTCGCTCCATCCTCGTTATCTCCATCCACGAGCTCTGGGGCCACGGCGCCACCCTCCCGGAAGTCCACAGCTCCGTCCGCTCTCACACCGAGCCCTTATGGTCCCAATACTTGTCCTGCTCCTTCAAGTTCACCATCGACTCCTACCAAGGCTCTCGTACCAACGACCAAAAACTGTCCATCATCAACTCCTTCGCCTACCTCGGATTCGCCGGCCCGATCAAGATGCGCAACCCCGACGAGGAGTTCATCCTATTCGAAGACTGGCCATGGAATTCTACACCTCTCGGCATCCCCGATCCAAAGTACTACTACTTTGGTCGGTACCTGGGTACTTCTTCCCGGGAGACGCTGCCCAAGAAGTTGGACCTCAAAAAGAGGAGATACATCTCCACGACCTCCATGGACGCCGAGCTAGCCCTGGTCACGGCCAACATTGCCCTGGCGGCACCTGGAAAACTGATCTACGACCCCTTCGTCGGCACCGGTTCCTTCCCGATTGCCTGCGCGCAATTCGGCGCTTTGACGTTTGGGTCCGATATTGACGGGCGCAGCATCCGAGgtgacgagaagaagaggacccTGAGGGGGAACTTTGAGCAATATGGCCTTACCCAAAACCTGGGCGGGATGTTCACTGCTGATTTGACCAACACGCCTATACGCAAATCTGCCCTTGGCACTTccgcctctccctcctcccccgctgGACAACCTAAAAGTGACGGGGTAAGCGGCAGGATATTCGACGCGGTGGTGTGCGACCCGCCCTACGGGGTGCGTGAAGGGCTGAAGGTGTTGGGGGTCAAGGACCCGGAAAAGTGTCCGTGGGTGATCCCCAAGGGCATGGAGATGTACAAAGATCCGGATTTCATCCCGCCTAGGAAGCCGTACAGCtttttgttgatgttggatgATATCCTGCAGTTCTCGGCGCAGACGCTGGTGGATGGGGGCCGACTGTCGTTCTGGATGCCGACAGCGAATGACCAGGATCAGGAGATTCCGGTGCCGCAGCATCCTTATATGGCGGTTGTGGCCGTTTGTGTGCAGGACTTCAACAAAT GGTCCCGACGACTAATAACATACCGCCGTATTCCCGATGCCCAAGTTGAGGCTGCAGCCATCAAAGCATATGAGCAGGCCAAGGCAGAACGGGCCGTCGAAGAAGGCAAGACGGCGGACGACCTGAACCCCTTCCGTAACGCCTACTTCAAGGGGTTCAAAAACTGA
- a CDS encoding vesicle-mediated transporter Vid24, producing the protein MPRVVPFNDAIDPPSPRLYPFSSCPDTDDSQMHSQSQHQYFSPPMIPMITAPSTADVIERTGPAVLSPESQSEVNRDVDMDHGSERMRDDRRDADEAHKQRTEIDDEPSVAVSDPAHSVHVEQRNRTTTANRVPTRTSNIRPLRVSGGHRNRKQGDELLAPNTTSLGQVEEVDLTGNDTPWMHDYGLAGLSYEYCQTRLTPSTPSSYLRPGSKFSGMQKSERSRYDVEVEIKQVDLRESFLCGYLRIQGLTDTHPTLTTYFEGEIIGPHYSFLTQHPQWGANDRIDISHWSKFLAFKPYAKVAKRGGVHIRDVAQKDNIFMRWKEQFLVPNHRVKTINGASFEGFYYICFNQIHGTIQGIYFHSKSEKFQQLELHHVQDKGCFGAMEFR; encoded by the exons ATGCCTAGGGTTGTGCCTTTCAACGACGCAATCGATCCCCCATCTCCACGCCTTTACCCATTTTCATCATGTCCCGATACCGATGACTCCCAAATGCATTCGCAGTCACAACATCAGTATTTCTCACCACCCATGATACCCATGATAACAGCACCAAGCACGGCCGATGTTATCGAAAGAACGGGACCGGCCGTATTGTCCCCGGAGAGTCAATCGGAGGTGAATCGTGATGTGGATATGGATCATGGATCCGAACGCATGCGGGACGACCGCCGGGACGCAGATGAGGCCCACAAGCAGCGGACCGAGATTGACGACGAACCTTCCGTGGCCGTTAGTGACCCCGCACATTCTGTCCATGTCGAACAACGTAACCGCACTACTACGGCGAACAGAGTGCCGACTCGCACGTCGAACATAAGGCCATTAAGGGTGAGCGGTGGACATAGGAATCGGAAACAAGGTGACGAGCTTCTTGCGCCGAACACTACAAGTCTTGGTCAAGTAGAAGAAGTCGACTTGACTGGCAATGACACACCCTGGATGCACGACTATGGACTCGCAGGGCTCAGCTACGAGTACTGCCAGACAAGATTGACACCGTCCACGCCATCATCCTATCTTCGCCCAGGCAGTAAATTTTCGGGGATGCAAAAGTCGGAGAGATCACGTTATGACGTGGAGGTGGAAATCAAGCAGGTTGATCTCCGCGAGTCCTTCTTGTGCGGCTATCTGCGGATTCAGG GTCTTACTGATACCCACCCGACATTGACGACGTATTTTGAAGGCGAAATCATTGGCCCACATTATAGCTTCCTCACTCAACACCCACAATGGGGAGCAAATGACAGGATCGATATCTCGCATTGGAGCAAGTTTCTCGCGTTCAAACCTTACGCCAAGGTCGCCAAAAGGGGCGGCGTTCACATCAGGGATGTGGCACAGAAAGATAACATCTTCATGCGATGGAAGGAGCAGTTTCTGGTCCCGAACCACCGTGTTAAAACCATCAATGGGGCTAGTTTCGAGGGCTTCTACTACATCTGCTTCAACCAGATCCACGGGACAATTCAAGGAATCTACTTCCACAGCAAGAGCGAAAA GTTCCAACAATTAGAGCTGCATCATGTCCAAGATAAAGGGTGCTTTGGCGCTATGGAGTTCAGATGA